One Actinomadura viridis genomic region harbors:
- a CDS encoding ABC transporter permease, producing MGDFLVTCLQAATPIWLAALAGMFAQRSGILHLGLEGLMLSGAFAATATAIKTGSIMLAIGVAVAVNLALSLLFWLLVTRFKANVLIVGLGLSLTAAGATGYALVAFFGTEAAIQSPVGLPRPLSGVGGPLGNLSVLTFAAIALTWLSWWTIRRTRAGLKLSACGSDPFAARSAGVPVDRYRLAALQVGGLLCALAGTELSLAQVQSFSDNIAQGRGYLAFAAVLLGGIAPVGVSVAALFFGSAAAFGIQSQLDFNGALPPQFVLMLPYVVTIVAISATALVKRRRGEGPAVILERTL from the coding sequence GTGGGTGACTTCCTGGTGACGTGCCTGCAGGCGGCGACGCCCATCTGGCTGGCGGCGCTGGCCGGGATGTTCGCCCAGCGCAGCGGCATCCTGCACCTCGGCCTGGAGGGCCTCATGCTCAGCGGCGCGTTCGCCGCGACCGCCACCGCCATCAAGACCGGCTCGATCATGCTGGCCATCGGTGTCGCGGTCGCGGTGAACCTGGCCCTGTCCCTGCTGTTCTGGCTGCTGGTCACCCGCTTCAAGGCCAACGTGCTCATCGTCGGGCTCGGCCTGTCGCTGACCGCGGCCGGGGCGACCGGGTACGCCCTGGTGGCGTTCTTCGGCACCGAGGCCGCGATCCAGTCCCCGGTGGGGCTGCCCCGGCCGCTGTCGGGAGTGGGCGGGCCCCTGGGGAACCTGTCCGTGCTGACGTTCGCCGCGATCGCCCTGACCTGGCTGTCGTGGTGGACGATCCGGCGGACCCGGGCCGGGCTGAAGCTGAGCGCCTGCGGCAGCGACCCGTTCGCCGCGCGCAGCGCGGGCGTGCCGGTGGACCGCTACCGTCTCGCGGCGCTGCAGGTCGGCGGCCTGCTGTGCGCGCTGGCCGGGACGGAACTGTCGCTGGCCCAGGTGCAGTCGTTCTCCGACAACATCGCGCAGGGACGCGGCTACCTGGCCTTCGCGGCCGTGCTTCTCGGCGGCATCGCCCCGGTCGGGGTCTCGGTGGCGGCGCTGTTCTTCGGCTCCGCGGCGGCCTTCGGCATCCAGTCGCAGCTCGACTTCAACGGCGCGCTGCCGCCCCAGTTCGTGCTGATGCTGCCCTACGTGGTGACCATCGTGGCCATCTCCGCGACCGCGCTGGTCAAGAGACGGCGCGGTGAGGGGCCTGCCGTGATCCTGGAGCGGACGCTGTGA
- a CDS encoding Tm-1-like ATP-binding domain-containing protein, with product MSPDAVSPDAVSPDAVSPDAGGRVVLAGALDTKGPEHAFVRDLLAASGLRPLLVDVGIRGEPSVRPDVTRAEVARAGGRELREIAGLPARGEALAAMAEGVLALMESLRDAGAVDAAFGMGGSGALAVLAPGFRALPLGVPKMIVTTMASSDTRPHVGASDLLLVPSIVDIAGLNTLSRFVLERSVAMLAAQLRHPVPGGPGGGDGEGPPMVAASMFGVTTAGVSRACRVLESRGLDVLVFHANGLGGRTLESLAGAGWLAGVLDLTTTELADDLAGGVASAGPDRLTAAGRRGVPQVVAPGALDIVNFGAPASVPEPYRERRLYAHNATATLMRTDPDEAAVLGARLGAKLSAARGPVTVLLPTGGLSALSEPGGAFHWPEADEALERALLAAVGPEVVVERSPAAVNAPAFGERAAELLLAHLGEHLSGHLDHTQAIRSPNDS from the coding sequence GTGAGCCCGGACGCCGTGAGCCCGGACGCCGTGAGCCCGGACGCTGTGAGCCCGGACGCCGGGGGCCGGGTCGTCCTCGCGGGCGCGCTCGACACCAAGGGGCCCGAGCACGCCTTCGTCCGGGACCTGCTCGCCGCGTCCGGGCTCCGGCCGCTGCTGGTCGACGTGGGGATCCGCGGGGAGCCCTCGGTCCGGCCGGACGTCACCCGCGCCGAGGTGGCGCGGGCCGGCGGCCGGGAACTGCGGGAGATCGCCGGCCTCCCCGCCCGCGGGGAGGCGCTGGCCGCCATGGCCGAGGGGGTGCTCGCCCTCATGGAGTCGCTGCGGGACGCGGGCGCGGTGGACGCCGCCTTCGGCATGGGGGGCTCGGGCGCGCTGGCCGTCCTGGCACCCGGTTTCCGCGCGCTGCCGCTCGGCGTGCCCAAGATGATCGTCACCACCATGGCCTCCTCGGACACCCGCCCGCACGTGGGGGCCAGCGACCTGCTGCTGGTGCCGTCGATCGTGGACATCGCCGGGCTGAACACGCTGAGCCGCTTCGTCCTCGAACGGTCGGTGGCGATGCTGGCCGCCCAGCTGCGGCATCCGGTGCCCGGCGGCCCCGGCGGCGGGGACGGGGAGGGGCCGCCGATGGTGGCGGCCAGCATGTTCGGCGTGACCACCGCCGGGGTGTCGCGGGCCTGCCGGGTGCTGGAGTCCCGGGGCCTGGACGTGCTGGTCTTCCATGCCAACGGCCTGGGCGGCCGGACGCTGGAGTCCCTGGCCGGGGCCGGGTGGCTGGCCGGCGTGCTGGACCTGACCACCACCGAACTGGCCGACGACCTGGCCGGCGGGGTGGCGAGCGCGGGACCGGACCGGCTGACCGCCGCCGGCCGGCGCGGCGTCCCGCAGGTCGTCGCGCCCGGCGCGCTGGACATCGTCAACTTCGGGGCGCCGGCCTCGGTGCCGGAACCGTACCGGGAACGGCGGCTGTACGCGCACAACGCGACCGCGACGCTGATGCGGACCGACCCGGACGAGGCGGCCGTCCTCGGCGCGCGGCTCGGCGCGAAGCTGTCCGCCGCCCGCGGCCCCGTCACGGTGCTGCTGCCCACCGGGGGACTGTCGGCGCTGTCGGAGCCCGGCGGCGCCTTCCACTGGCCCGAGGCCGACGAGGCGCTCGAAAGGGCCCTGCTGGCGGCGGTGGGGCCCGAGGTCGTCGTGGAACGGTCCCCGGCGGCGGTGAACGCGCCCGCGTTCGGCGAGCGGGCGGCGGAGCTGCTGCTGGCACACCTCGGCGAACACCTCAGTGGACATCTCGACCACACGCAAGCAATACGTTCACCAAACGATAGCTAG
- a CDS encoding ABC transporter ATP-binding protein, with translation MRALRHENTPPGSAAGSAAGRSAGSAAARHRPGAAVTCRDVTVRFGDFTALDGVTATFPPGRVHAIVGQNGAGKTTFARVLAGLVEPAAGTVRVGEHRLAGGDVGESRRQGVELVHQHFALPADFTVAQALELFNDEPRPLGGFSKARLHRRARTLLENAGTEVEPDALIGRLPIETTQAVEIARALASGPRVLVLDEPTAVLPPPAMRGLFDRLRALAADGMCVIVVLHKLDEVFAVADTAAALRAGRLVLEPTPIGELEPAVLARAIIGDASIEEVPAVADPAPDAPAVLSASGLSARSSAHDAAADEVSLEIRRGEIVGIAGVEGNGQRSLVEAIVGVTPLRGGSVSLAGADVSGDPVRHRRGRGLRVIPFERNVEGVSLSSALWENHAAMRSGGDGLLLNPRALREHCRQALDRWRVAYRTETQPAGSLSGGNVQKTILAREITGDVTVLIAAYPTRGLDIAAARDVRAALVDAAASGAAVLVVSADLEEMFEVCHRVLVMFGGRVVAGFDRPFDLDRVGEAMVRGEGR, from the coding sequence ATGCGGGCACTACGGCACGAGAACACGCCCCCGGGATCGGCCGCGGGATCGGCCGCGGGACGGTCCGCGGGATCGGCCGCGGCGCGCCACCGTCCCGGCGCGGCCGTCACCTGCCGGGACGTCACGGTGCGCTTCGGCGACTTCACCGCCCTGGACGGCGTCACCGCGACCTTCCCGCCGGGGAGGGTGCACGCGATCGTCGGCCAGAACGGCGCCGGCAAGACCACCTTCGCGCGCGTCCTGGCCGGGCTGGTCGAGCCCGCCGCCGGCACCGTCCGGGTGGGCGAGCACCGGCTCGCGGGCGGCGACGTCGGCGAGTCCCGGCGCCAGGGCGTCGAGCTGGTGCACCAGCACTTCGCCCTCCCCGCCGACTTCACCGTGGCCCAGGCGCTGGAGCTCTTCAACGACGAGCCGCGCCCCCTCGGGGGCTTCTCCAAGGCGCGGCTGCACCGCCGGGCGCGGACGCTGCTGGAGAACGCGGGCACCGAGGTGGAGCCCGACGCCCTGATCGGCCGGCTGCCGATCGAGACGACGCAGGCGGTCGAGATCGCCCGCGCCCTCGCCTCCGGCCCGCGCGTCCTCGTCCTGGACGAGCCGACCGCGGTGCTGCCCCCGCCCGCGATGCGCGGTCTGTTCGACCGGCTGCGGGCCCTGGCCGCGGACGGCATGTGCGTGATCGTGGTGCTGCACAAGCTGGACGAGGTGTTCGCCGTGGCCGACACCGCCGCCGCGCTGCGGGCGGGCCGGCTCGTCCTGGAGCCGACGCCGATCGGCGAGCTGGAGCCGGCGGTCCTGGCGCGGGCCATCATCGGGGACGCCTCGATCGAGGAGGTCCCCGCCGTCGCCGACCCCGCCCCGGACGCGCCCGCCGTGCTGAGCGCCTCCGGGCTGAGCGCCCGGTCGAGCGCGCACGACGCCGCCGCCGACGAGGTGTCCCTGGAGATCCGCCGCGGCGAGATCGTGGGGATCGCCGGCGTCGAGGGCAACGGGCAGCGCAGCCTGGTCGAGGCCATCGTCGGGGTCACGCCCCTGCGCGGCGGCTCGGTGTCGCTGGCCGGCGCCGACGTCTCGGGGGACCCGGTACGGCACCGCCGCGGCCGGGGGCTGCGGGTGATCCCCTTCGAGCGGAACGTGGAAGGGGTCAGCCTCTCCAGCGCCCTGTGGGAGAACCACGCCGCCATGCGCAGCGGCGGGGACGGCCTCCTGCTGAACCCCAGGGCGCTGCGCGAGCACTGCAGGCAGGCCCTGGACCGGTGGCGGGTGGCGTACCGGACCGAGACGCAGCCGGCCGGGAGCCTGTCGGGCGGCAACGTCCAGAAGACCATCCTGGCCCGCGAGATCACCGGCGACGTGACGGTGCTCATCGCCGCGTACCCGACCCGCGGGCTCGACATCGCGGCGGCCCGGGACGTGCGGGCGGCGCTGGTGGACGCGGCGGCGTCCGGGGCCGCGGTCCTGGTCGTCAGCGCCGACCTGGAGGAGATGTTCGAGGTGTGCCATCGCGTGCTGGTGATGTTCGGCGGCCGGGTGGTGGCCGGGTTCGACCGGCCCTTCGACCTGGACCGGGTGGGGGAGGCCATGGTGCGGGGTGAGGGCCGGTGA
- a CDS encoding ABC transporter permease yields MRRLPKLAAARPVAVIALSLVLALGVFALSGYSAGAIAAGTIEGSVGSPAALTQTVRWFIPLLIIALGVGLAFQAGYFNIGAQGQMYVGAIGSLAVGLAWREGPPLLVVPCAFAAGIALGALWSLVPGLLRTKLGADEVVTSLMMNFIAVLLLEWVCTGPLKSGDGTGQAATTDPLPAAFRLSDGSGVSLTLLLLCGVLVAGAVALNSRTRLGLEIRVVGRNPVMAQWMGIRASRVGLVVFALSGAAAGLAGVVEAYGPAGSLRAGFSPQVGFMAVIVALVGSLGPLRTLLAALFFGGLRAATLYLPIVSDLPQAGLDMLNGMVALWITVSAVPVLMRRRRLRDPVHAGGGLPADPVRDDREAVRSRG; encoded by the coding sequence GTGAGGCGCCTGCCCAAGCTCGCGGCGGCACGCCCCGTGGCGGTCATCGCGCTGTCGCTCGTCCTGGCGCTCGGCGTCTTCGCCCTGTCCGGCTACAGCGCCGGCGCGATCGCCGCGGGAACGATCGAGGGCAGCGTCGGCTCGCCGGCCGCGCTGACCCAGACCGTCCGCTGGTTCATCCCGCTGCTGATCATCGCGCTCGGGGTCGGCCTGGCCTTCCAGGCGGGCTACTTCAACATCGGCGCCCAGGGGCAGATGTACGTGGGGGCGATCGGCTCCCTCGCGGTCGGCCTGGCGTGGCGGGAGGGCCCTCCGCTGCTGGTGGTGCCGTGCGCGTTCGCGGCCGGCATCGCCCTGGGCGCGCTGTGGTCGCTGGTCCCCGGGCTGCTGCGGACCAAGCTGGGTGCGGACGAGGTCGTCACCAGCCTGATGATGAACTTCATCGCCGTGCTGCTGCTGGAGTGGGTCTGCACCGGCCCGCTGAAGAGCGGCGACGGTACCGGCCAGGCCGCCACGACCGATCCGCTTCCGGCGGCGTTCCGGCTCAGCGACGGCAGCGGGGTCTCCCTGACGTTGCTCCTGCTGTGCGGGGTGCTGGTGGCCGGGGCGGTGGCGCTCAACAGCCGTACCCGCCTGGGCCTGGAGATCCGCGTCGTGGGCCGTAACCCGGTGATGGCGCAGTGGATGGGCATCCGCGCGTCGCGGGTCGGCCTGGTGGTCTTCGCGCTGAGCGGCGCGGCGGCCGGGCTGGCGGGCGTGGTCGAGGCGTACGGCCCGGCCGGAAGCCTGCGGGCCGGGTTCTCGCCCCAGGTCGGGTTCATGGCGGTGATCGTGGCGCTGGTCGGCTCGCTCGGCCCGCTGCGCACGCTGCTGGCGGCGCTGTTCTTCGGCGGGCTCCGGGCGGCCACCCTCTACCTGCCGATCGTGAGCGACCTGCCGCAGGCGGGGCTGGACATGCTCAACGGCATGGTGGCGCTGTGGATCACCGTGTCGGCGGTGCCGGTCCTGATGAGACGGCGGCGGCTGCGAGATCCCGTCCATGCGGGGGGCGGCCTGCCCGCCGATCCCGTCCGCGACGACCGGGAGGCGGTGCGGTCCCGTGGGTGA
- a CDS encoding GMC family oxidoreductase, with the protein MRDDCDVLIVGAGPSGAVAAQEFARAGMSVTCLEQGDWPDYAKARAGYADFELVSRRYWNWDPNERAAAGDYPIDDSESDVTALMYNGVGGSTVLYAAHWERFLPSDFRTRTLDDVGDDWPIGYWDLEPYYDEVEKQFAVSGLEGDPALPPSAAPPLPPVPLNRLGRRGAEALNRLGWHWWPGSNAIATAEYGPLHACAQRTACPFGCPTGAKASVDRTHWQSLTRDGRVRLTVRATVEQVLLDDRGRACGVTYLDDGGVRHRVRAGVVVLCANALGTPRVLLASNDGAGIADSSGLVGRRLMMHPFGNAIGIFDEDLESWRGPLGQYLHSMEFYETDRSRGFVRGAKWNLIPTGAPLSIMLPGTWGDEPVWGEGFTRLLRERLGHSAIWGVICEDLPDPANRVLLDDGPGENGVAGVRIQYRTSDNTRAMMAWHLERLSEVLDAMGAKKKILNPGLRGTGWHLMGTAVMGEDPAASVVDPYGRSHDVPNLYVFDGSVFPTSSGVNPTATIAANALRCARSLVSRRRDVEVGA; encoded by the coding sequence GTGCGCGACGACTGCGACGTCCTGATCGTTGGGGCCGGGCCCTCGGGCGCGGTCGCGGCCCAGGAGTTCGCCCGCGCCGGCATGAGCGTCACCTGCCTGGAGCAGGGCGACTGGCCCGACTACGCGAAGGCCCGCGCGGGGTACGCCGACTTCGAGCTCGTGTCGCGCCGGTACTGGAACTGGGATCCCAACGAGCGCGCCGCCGCCGGCGACTATCCGATCGACGACAGCGAGTCGGACGTCACCGCCCTGATGTACAACGGCGTCGGTGGGAGCACCGTCCTGTACGCGGCGCACTGGGAACGCTTCCTGCCCTCGGACTTCCGCACCCGCACCCTCGACGACGTCGGCGACGACTGGCCCATCGGGTACTGGGACCTGGAGCCGTACTACGACGAGGTCGAGAAGCAGTTCGCCGTCAGCGGCCTGGAGGGCGACCCGGCGCTGCCCCCGTCCGCGGCGCCGCCGCTGCCGCCCGTCCCGCTCAACAGGCTCGGGCGGCGGGGCGCGGAGGCGCTGAACCGGCTCGGCTGGCACTGGTGGCCCGGCAGCAACGCCATCGCCACCGCCGAGTACGGCCCCCTGCACGCGTGCGCCCAGCGGACCGCCTGCCCGTTCGGCTGTCCCACCGGTGCCAAGGCGTCGGTGGACCGTACCCACTGGCAGTCCCTCACCAGGGACGGCCGGGTGCGCCTGACCGTGCGGGCGACGGTGGAGCAGGTGCTCCTGGACGACCGGGGCCGCGCCTGCGGGGTCACCTACCTCGACGACGGCGGCGTGCGGCACCGGGTCCGCGCCGGGGTGGTCGTCCTGTGCGCCAACGCGCTCGGCACCCCTCGCGTCCTGCTGGCCTCGAACGACGGCGCGGGCATCGCCGACTCCAGCGGGCTGGTCGGCAGGCGGCTCATGATGCACCCGTTCGGCAACGCGATCGGGATCTTCGACGAGGACCTGGAGTCCTGGCGCGGGCCGCTGGGCCAGTACCTGCACTCCATGGAGTTCTACGAGACCGACCGTTCGCGGGGCTTCGTGCGCGGCGCCAAGTGGAACCTGATCCCCACGGGCGCGCCGCTGTCGATCATGCTGCCGGGCACCTGGGGCGACGAGCCGGTCTGGGGAGAGGGCTTCACCCGGCTCCTGCGCGAGCGGCTGGGCCACTCGGCGATCTGGGGCGTCATCTGCGAGGACCTGCCCGACCCCGCCAACCGCGTCCTGCTGGACGACGGGCCCGGCGAGAACGGCGTGGCGGGGGTGCGGATCCAGTACCGCACGTCCGACAACACGCGGGCGATGATGGCCTGGCATCTGGAGCGCCTGTCGGAGGTGCTCGACGCCATGGGCGCCAAGAAGAAGATCCTCAACCCCGGCCTGCGCGGCACCGGATGGCATCTGATGGGGACCGCCGTGATGGGAGAGGACCCCGCCGCCTCCGTGGTCGACCCGTACGGCCGGTCCCACGACGTGCCCAACCTGTACGTCTTCGACGGCTCGGTGTTCCCGACGTCCTCCGGCGTCAACCCCACCGCGACCATCGCGGCCAACGCGCTGCGCTGCGCCCGGTCGCTGGTCTCCCGGCGGCGCGACGTGGAGGTGGGGGCATGA